The Microplitis mediator isolate UGA2020A chromosome 8, iyMicMedi2.1, whole genome shotgun sequence genome has a window encoding:
- the LOC130672953 gene encoding uncharacterized protein LOC130672953, whose product MKIMLTSIIIWSLIFVSVTCDEYDILKLLEQTRPQVIHTHMSQLLELCYSNVSNPIVMTPNLIDTVYHNPSNTLTAPIIILDDNFLAKDIQLYYPAYPTYVLSVDTRKQLINLIIKIRDSPLWNTASVFYIIGNTDHSCKNALQMTYTLWQFECLSSFVICQEMNDRSFLFTLSPFTHREPLPGMKHGAKLPDPRIAVFGLPFINDKRLCDILNFDKTQFLDGYNVKVTKAGLGDEFLQRYVFPSLNMTPIINYGGGAETYLFANRFQDISETLFALHSTDNRFVDIVPGFIESNFAIVTQKRSFLSLLNQVTSVFDVGDIIAIILILILFIIVIMLSNEYQILPAFMDVFKLLLRMGMDSPVDRLFMKINLFTALLFIFMFGPAFDAQLFAVLTHPSSFDAETLQDLHDHRYHVHYDSSLHKDMIETEIWTTVEDMQYLHPTDVGVPYSCLELASKDNTVACIYNTLNILHNLKENLRLSKNFVFETSFVHWTRKEWPLKKRVDQQTLRAIESGFSDKHMNRPIRNTLKKIKAKERLKKILDYDEVDAIDLEYVYIFFAFIQLLAIVIFGIEYIIARWLRPRQ is encoded by the exons atgaaaataatgttaacaagtattattatttggagtttaatttttgttagtGTGACGTGTGATGAATATGATATTCTCAAACTTTTGGAACAAACGAGACCACAAgtcatacacacacatatg AGTCAACTACTCGAGTTATGTTACTCAAATGTGTCAAATCCGATTGTAATGACTCCAAACCTCATTGACACCGTTTATCATAATCCATCCAACACCTTGACAGCACCAATTATTATTCTTGACGACAACTTTCTCGCAAAAGATATCCAACTTTATTATCCAGCTTATCCGACCTACGTGCTATCGGTAGATACTCGAAAACAATTGATCAatcttattataaaaataagggACTCACCATTATGGAATACTGCGTCAGTGTTTTACATCATCGGTAACACGGATCACTCATGCAAAAATGCATTACAAATGACTTACACATTATGGCAATTTGAATGTTTATCATCATTTGTCATATGTCAAGAAATGAACGATAGATCATTTTTGTTTACTTTAAGTCCATTCACCCATCGAGAGCCACTTCCGGGGATGAAACATGGAGCTAAACTTCCAGATCCAAGAATAGCCGTATTCGGACTACCTTTCATaaatg ATAAAAGATTATGTGACATTCTTAACTTCGATAAGACGCAGTTTTTAGACGGTTATAACGTGAAAGTAACTAAGGCAGGGTTAGGTGACGAATTTCTACAGAGGTACGTTTTTCCGAGTTTAAACATGACTCCGATAATAAATTATGGAGGTGGAGCAGAGACATATTTATTTGCTAATCGTTTTCAAGATATCAGTGAAACGTTATTTGCTCTCCATTCAACTGATAATAGGTTTGTTGATATAGTACCGGGGTTTATCGAAAGTAATTTTGCTATAGTAACACAAAAAagaagtttcttatcattattGAATCAAGTTACTAGTGTATTCGATGTTGGCGATATTATAGCAATAATTCTCATTCTCATACTatttataatagtaattatgtTGAGCAACGAGTATCAGATTCTCCCGGCTTTTATGGATGTTTTCAAATTGCTATTAAGAATGGGTATGGATTCACCTGTTGACCGGCTGTTCATGAAAATCAATCTTTTTACTGCATTGTTGTTCATTTTTATGTTCGGTCCAGCTTTTGACGCACAATTATTTGCAGTACTGACTCACCCGTCATCTTTTGACGCGGAAACACTTCAAGATTTGCATGATCATCGATATCATGTCCATTACGACTCCTCATTACATAAAGATATGATAGAAACCGAAATCTGGACCACTGTTGAGGATATGCAATATTTACATCCTACTGACGTAGGAGTTCCATACTCCTGTCTAGAACTAGCCAGTAAGGATAACACTGTTGCGTGTATTTATAATACTCTGAATATACTGCATAATCTAAAGGAAAATTTACGactctcaaaaaattttgtatttgaaACTAGTTTCGTCCACTGGACTCGGAAAGAGTGGCCCCTTAAAAAACGGGTTGATCAGCAAACGTTAAGAGCCATTGAATCAGGTTTTTCAGATAAACATATGAATCGTCCTATTCGGaatacgttaaaaaaaataaaagctaaggaaagattgaaaaaaattttagactaTGACGAAGTAGACGCAATAGATTTAGAATatgtttacatattttttgcatttatCCAGCTTCTTGCAATTGTTATATTCGGGATTGAGTACATTATTGCTCGATGGCTGCGCCCACgacaataa
- the LOC130673209 gene encoding uncharacterized protein LOC130673209, with protein MLLKCVESDRNDSEPHNPSNTLTAPIIILDDNFLAKDIQLYYPAYPTYVLSVDTRKQLINLIIKIRDSPLWNTASVFYIIGNTNQSCKNALQMTYTLWQFECLSSFVICQEMNDRSLLFTLNPFTHRAPYPWTKNMKAKVPDPRLALYGLPFINDKRLCDILNFDKTQFLDGYNVKVTKAGLGDEFLQRYVFPSLNMTPIINYGGGAETYLFANRFQDISETLFALHSTDNRFVDIVPGFIESNYAIVTQKRSFLSLLNQVTSVFDVGDIIAIILILILFIIVIMLSNEYQILPAFMDVFKLLLRMGMDSPVDRLFMKINLFTALLFIFMFGPAIDAQLFAVLTHPLSFEAKTLQDLHDHRYHVHYDSSLHKDMIETEIWTTVEDMQYLHPTDVGVPYSCLELASEDNTVACIYNTLNILHNLKENLRISKNFVFKTSFVHWTRKEWPLKKRVDQQTLRAIESGFDEIINRRSRNTLKKMKAKAKLKKILDYDEVDAIDLEYAYIFFAFIQLLAIVIFGIEYIIARWLRPR; from the exons AAAGATATCCAACTTTACTATCCAGCTTATCCGACCTACGTGCTATCGGTAGATACTCGAAAACAATTGATCAatcttattataaaaataagggACTCACCATTATGGAATACTGCGTCAGTGTTTTACATCATCGGTAACACTAATCAATCATGCAAAAATGCGTTACAAATGACTTACACATTATGGCAATTTGAATGTTTATCATCATTTGTCATATGTCAAGAAATGAACGATAGATCATTATTGTTTACTTTAAATCCATTCACCCATCGAGCGCCATATCCATGgacgaaaaatatgaaagctAAAGTTCCAGATCCAAGATTGGCCCTCTACGGACTACCTTTCATaaatg ATAAAAGATTATGTGACATTCTTAACTTCGATAAGACGCAGTTTTTAGACGGTTATAACGTGAAAGTAACTAAAGCAGGGTTAGGTGACGAATTTCTACAGAGGTACGTTTTTCCGAGTTTAAACATGACTCCGATAATAAATTATGGAGGTGGAGCAGAGACATATTTATTTGCTAATCGTTTTCAAGATATCAGTGAAACGTTATTTGCTCTCCATTCAACTGATAATAGGTTTGTTGATATAGTACCGGGGTTTATCGAAAGTAATTATGCTATAGTAACACAAAAAagaagtttcttatcattattGAATCAAGTTACTAGTGTATTCGATGTTGGCGATATTATAGCAATAATTCTCATTCTCATACTatttataatagtaattatgtTGAGCAACGAGTATCAGATTCTCCCGGCTTTTATGGATGTTTTCAAATTGCTATTAAGAATGGGTATGGATTCACCTGTTGACCGGCTATTCATGAAAATCAATCTTTTTACTGCattgttgtttatttttatgttcgGTCCAGCTATTGACGCACAATTATTTGCGGTACTGACTCACCCGTTATCTTTTGAAGCGAAAACACTTCAAGATTTGCATGATCATCGATATCATGTCCATTACGACTCCTCATTACATAAAGATATGATAGAAACCGAAATCTGGACAACTGTTGAGGATATGCAATATTTACATCCTACTGACGTAGGAGTTCCATACTCCTGTCTAGAACTAGCCAGTGAGGATAATACTGTTGCGTGTATTTATAATACTCTGAATATACTGCATAATCTAAAGGAAAATTTACgaatctcaaaaaattttgtatttaaaactaGTTTCGTCCACTGGACTCGGAAAGAGTGGCCCCTCAAAAAACGGGTTGACCAGCAAACATTAAGAGCGATTGAATCAGGTTTTgatgaaattataaatcgaCGTAGTCGgaatacactaaaaaaaatgaaagctaaagcaaaattaaaaaaaattttagactaTGACGAAGTAGACGCGATAGATTTAGAATAtgcttacatattttttgcatttatCCAGCTTCTTGCAATTGTTATATTCGGGATTGAATACATCATTGCACGATGGTTGCGCCCAcgataa
- the LOC130673089 gene encoding uncharacterized protein LOC130673089, giving the protein MSQLLELCYSNVSNPIAITPNLIDTVYHNPSNTLTAPIIILDDNFLAKDIQLYYPAYPTYVLSVDTYKQLLNIIKRIWKTSLWNTASVFYVIGNTEESCENALVITYVLWQFECLSSCVICQGMNNQTMLYTLNPFTHRAPYPWIEIEGIEVEDPRIALYGQPFINDKMLCDALNFDKTQFLDGYNVKVTKSELGDKFLQRYVFPKLNMTPINIDRGDVGSFYFNTRFQDISQTLYALDTSDSGYVDLVSGVVESNYAIVTQKRSFLSLFNQVTSVFDVGDIIAIIIILILFIIVIMLSNEYQILPAFMDVFKLLLRMGMDSPVDRLFMKINLFTALLFIFMFGPAIDAQLFAVLTRPSSFDAETLQDLHDHRYHVHYHSSLHKDMMETEIWTTVEDMKYLHPGGDILPHSCLELASEDNTVACVYETVSILPYLKNNLRVSEHFLFKTSYTYWTRKDWPLKKRVDQQTLRAIESGFTDKHIYRPIRNTLKKIKDKERLQKILDITEVDAIDLEYAYIFFAFIQFLAIIIFGIEYIIARWLRLRQ; this is encoded by the exons atg agTCAACTACTCGAGTTATGTTATTCAAATGTGTCAAATCCGATTGCAATAACTCCGAACCTCATTGACACTGTTTATCATAATCCATCCAACACCTTGACAGCACCAATTATTATTCTTGACGACAACTTTCTCGCAAAAGATATCCAACTTTACTATCCAGCATATCCGACATACGTTCTATCGGTAGATACTTACAAACaattgttaaatattattaagagaatttGGAAAACATCATTATGGAATACTGCATCAGTATTTTACGTCATCGGTAACACTGAGGAATCATGCGAGAATGCGTTAGTAATTACTTACGTACTATGGCAATTTGAATGCTTATCATCATGTGTAATATGTCAAGGAATGAACAATCAAACAATGCTGTATACGTTAAATCCATTCACCCATCGAGCACCATATCCATGGATCGAAATTGAGGGAATTGAAGTTGAGGATCCAAGAATAGCCTTATACGGACAACCTTTCATAAATG ATAAAATGTTGTGTGATGCTCTTAACTTCGATAAGACGCAGTTTTTAGACGGTTATAACGTGAAAGTAACTAAATCAGAGTTAGGTGACAAATTTCTTCAGAGGTACGTTTTTCCGAAGTTAAACATGACTCCGATTAACATTGATAGAGGTGACGTAGggtcattttatttcaatactcGTTTTCAAGATATCAGTCAAACGTTGTATGCTCTCGATACAAGTGATAGTGGGTATGTTGATTTAGTATCAGGGGTTGTCGAAAGTAATTATGCTATAGTAACACAAAAAagaagtttcttatcattatttaatcaAGTTACTAGTGTATTTGATGTTGGCGAtattatagcaataattatcattctcatactatttataatagtaattatgtTGAGCAACGAGTATCAGATTCTCCCGGCTTTTATGGATGTCTTCAAGTTGCTATTAAGAATGGGTATGGATTCACCTGTTGACCGGCTGTTCATGAAAATCAATCTTTTTACTGCGTTGTTGTTCATTTTTATGTTCGGGCCAGCTATTGACGCACAATTATTTGCGGTACTGACTCGCCCGTCATCTTTTGACGCGGAAACACTTCAAGATTTGCATGATCATCGATATCACGTCCATTACCACTCCTCATTACATAAAGATATGATGGAAACCGAAATTTGGACGACTGTTGAGgatatgaaatatttacatCCCGGTGGCGATATACTTCCACACTCCTGTCTAGAACTAGCCAGTGAGGATAATACTGTTGCGTGTGTTTATGAAACTGTTTCTATACTGCCTTATCTGAAGAATAATTTACGGGTTTCAGaacactttttatttaaaactagtTACACTTACTGGACTCGGAAAGACTGGCCCCTCAAAAAACGGGTTGATCAGCAAACATTAAGAGCGATTGAATCAGGTTTTACAgataaacatatatatcgtCCTATTCGGaatacacttaaaaaaataaaagataaagaaagattacaaaaaattttagacattACCGAAGTAGACGCAATAGATTTAGAATAtgcttacatattttttgcatttatTCAATTTCTTGCGATTATCATATTCGGAATTGAATACATCATTGCTCGATGGCTGCGTCTTCgacaataa
- the LOC130673411 gene encoding uncharacterized protein LOC130673411 has protein sequence MNNQTMLYTLNPFTHRAPYPWIEIEGIEVEDPRIALYGQPFINDKMLCDALNFDKTQFLDGYNVTISTLGDHFLQKYVFPSLNMTPIHKYEVGAETYLFANRFQDISGTLSSFDFVDTRYVDLVSGVVESNFAIVTKKEVFCHYLIKLLVYLMLEILLH, from the exons ATGAACAATCAAACAATGCTGTATACGTTAAATCCATTCACCCATCGAGCACCATATCCATGGATCGAAATTGAGGGAATTGAAGTTGAGGATCCAAGAATAGCCTTATACGGACAACCTTTCATAAATG ATAAAATGTTGTGTGATGCTCTTAACTTTGATAAGACGCAGTTTTTAGACGGTTATAACGTAACGATAAGTACGTTAGGAGACCATTTCCTACAGAAGTACGTTTTTCCTAGCTTAAACATGACTCCGATTCACAAATATGAAGTTGGAGCAGAGACATATTTATTTGCTAATCGTTTTCAAGATATCAGTGGCACGTTGTCATCTTTCGATTTCGTTGATACTAGATATGTTGATTTAGTATCAGGGGTTGTCGAAAGTAATTTTGCTATAGTAACAAAAAAAGAAgttttttgtcattatttaaTCAAGTTACTAGTGTATTTGATGTTGGAGATATTATTGCACTAG